The Gossypium arboreum isolate Shixiya-1 chromosome 4, ASM2569848v2, whole genome shotgun sequence DNA segment catattcaactatatcttttttcatccctggccaccagtacaattctcgtaaaTCACGGTACATCTTTGTGCCTCCAGGGTGTAAAGCAAATGGACCATCATGTGCTTCTCGAAGAATTAATTCTTTAATCTCTAATTTGATTGGAATACAAATCCGATCTCGGTATCTCAAACAATCATGCTCATCAATACTAAAGTTCCCTAATATGTCGCTCTGAaccatttcttttttcttcattagCTTATCATCTTCTAATTGAGCTGACTTGATTCGTTCAAACATTACTGGATTAATCCTTAATTCAGCCAATAAACCTCCATCATCACTAATACTGAGCTGTGCAAACATCGCTCGCAATTCAATTGTTgctttcctactcaatgcatcaggtACCACGTTAGCTTTACCTGAatggtaatcaataacacaatcataatcttttagaagTTCTATTCATCGACactgcctcaaattcaactctttttatgatagaagatacttgagacttttatgatctgtataaatgtaacttttttcaccgtataaataatgtctccatattTCCAAAGCAAAGATCACGGCTGCTAATTccagatcatgtgtcggataattacgttcatgtggtttcaattgccaagaagcataagctatcactttcccATTTTGCATCAGTACACACCTGAGCCCATTTAAAGAAGCATCGCTATACACAATAAAATCTTTTCCTGATTCTGGTAAAGTCAAAACTGGTGCCTCTGTCAGCATCTGCTTCAATTTCATAAAGCTTTCTTGACATTGATCATTCCAGACAAACGGGACATTCTTTTGCAATAATTTTGTCATCGgtaaagctatttttgaaaatccattcacaaaccttcAATAATATCCAGGTAATCCaagaaaactacgtacctctgGCACATTTCTAGGAGTCTTCCACTGAATgattgcttcaatcttctttggatccactctaattccatctgCTGATACCACGTGACCAAGAAATACCACCTCTGATAACCAAAATTCGCATTTACTCAATTTAccatacaactgtttctctcgTAACGTTTGCTAAACAATTCGGAGATGCTGCTCGTGTTCAGATTCGGACTTTGAATATACCAAAatttcatcaataaaaactaccacAAAATGATCCAAGTACggctgaaaaattcgattcataagatccataaaagcagctggggcatttgttaacccaaatggcattactaagaactcgtaatgaccatatcttgTACGAAATGATGTCTTCGATACATCACTTTCTTTCACTtttaactgatagtagcctgatcttaaatcaatctttgaaaatactgaagctcctttcaattgatcaaataaatcatcaatacatggtaatggatatttatttttgattgtcaccttgttcaatttccgataatcaatacacaatcgcatcgaaccatctttctttttaacaaataacactggagctccCCACAGTGaggtactaggtcgtataaaacctcgtTCTAGTAAATCTTGCAGTTGTACCTTCAACTATTTCAATTTAGTAGGTGACATATGATATGAAGGTATCGGTACTGGATCTGTACCTGGGTATACTTCAATTGCAAATTTTACTTCTCTGtcaggtggcaatcccggtaactcttcagggaatacatctggaaattcatTTACAGTTCTAATCTGACTACACTAACTTTTGACTGAAttagaattaataacatatgccagaTATGCTGTACAACCCTGATGAAGCaacttattaactttaattactGATATGATTCGAGCTAACCAACTGGTACGAATTCCATTTACCTCAACACTATCACCATCTTCAGTCTGAACGCTAAATTTCTTTTTGTAACAGTCCAAAACTTTCGGTGGATATATGTGGCAGGTGTACTACTCTCAGTTCTCGAAAAATCTTTAACAAAGTGTTCAGTAGAGCCACAACGGAAACATCCTCCGATTTTCTTTCAACAGTCACCAAAATGTCTTTTCCCACAATAATCGCATTCAGGATTTTCACTTTCCCGAGGCAGAGCTTTTACACTACTGGTAGAGACAGTAATTTGTTATTCTCTGCTTCTATCACCCTTATCAGACCAAAAGCTTGATCTCCAACCACTTTTGATTCTCTGAATCTCTTCGGTAATGGATTAGAACTGGTAGTTCCCATACGTTTCCCAGCTGATTTACCCATTTTTGACTTTTTATCCAGGCCTAGTACTTATTCTATCATTTTTGTTCGCTCAACCAGATCAACAAGTTCAGTAATTCTGAGACTTACCAATTGAATCTTGATTTCATCTAGCAGTCCCCGTAGAAATCGTTCACAACTATCAGCCTCGGTTGGAACATATTCTGAAGCATACTTGCTCAGTCTAGAAAAATCTCGCTCATAATCCAGTACTGACATATTACCTTATTTTAGCACTAAAACTCTTGGTTTTTCTCATCGATGTACAATTCCCCAATATACGTCTTTTGAAATTCTTTCTGAAACAAGTCCCAGGATGCCTGATCATCCAGCAAATGCCTAACCACAGATTCCCACCAGAGATACACTTCTCCTTGTAACAGTGATACAACACATATCAGACTCTCTCGGGGGCTGCAgtctaattgttgcaaaactcttTTTGTTGCTTCCATCCAATTTTCAGCAGCGGACTGATCAACTCCTTTTAATCCCTGAAATTCCGTGGC contains these protein-coding regions:
- the LOC128291572 gene encoding uncharacterized protein LOC128291572, whose protein sequence is MGKSAGKRMGTTSSNPLPKRFRESKVVGDQAFDVFPEELPGLPPDREVKFAIEVYPEVVFLGHVVSADGIRVDPKKIEAIIQWKTPRNVPEMLTEAPVLTLPESGKDFIVYSDASLNGLRKATIELRAMFAQLSISDDGGLLAELRINPVMFERIKSAQLEDDKLMKKKEMVQSDILGNFSIDEHDCLRYRDRICIPIKLEIKELILREAHDGPFALHPGGTKMYRDLREF